A DNA window from Novosphingobium sp. RL4 contains the following coding sequences:
- a CDS encoding TonB family protein, protein MNFLFGLLLAPSSAGFVPPPLPVIDTVGARASGGPSLAGWAPGPVTCNDGTPVDTAGLVHPLKGLWRDSMARGGVTLRFDIDASGRAISIEDRYSPGTDLGPALAASHFPAAAREGCSITFTPKEIPIAAATIADLAAYTMDPISGRLPGQGWSRLWGEGDCMERPRPQVLTRAYPDFRKVPAKPGVREWALVSYDLDANGKSVHARIMTGSGNQALEKESVKAVARSRFTGGARQACRFPYWLKPATVPAPPMPGPGDQPKNASCPAEKQWAVPPSLRFPPAYGRRRIEGWAIVAYDVAPWGAIGNARVVQTQPSDAFGRQALQMLQQAKLASSPQGATGCVARVRFAMEPQAGSRTDADAVEPETEF, encoded by the coding sequence ATGAACTTCTTGTTTGGCTTGCTGCTCGCACCCTCATCGGCGGGATTCGTTCCGCCTCCGCTACCCGTGATCGACACGGTCGGCGCGCGGGCTTCTGGAGGGCCGAGCCTTGCAGGCTGGGCGCCGGGACCGGTGACCTGCAACGACGGCACGCCGGTTGACACGGCCGGGCTGGTCCATCCTTTGAAGGGTCTGTGGCGCGATTCCATGGCGCGCGGAGGCGTGACCCTGCGCTTCGATATCGACGCCTCGGGCCGGGCGATTTCGATCGAGGACCGTTATTCTCCCGGCACCGACCTCGGCCCGGCATTGGCGGCGAGCCATTTCCCGGCGGCGGCGCGCGAAGGGTGCTCGATTACCTTCACGCCGAAAGAGATACCGATCGCAGCAGCCACGATCGCCGATCTCGCGGCTTATACGATGGACCCGATTTCAGGTCGATTGCCGGGACAGGGTTGGAGCCGCTTGTGGGGAGAGGGGGACTGCATGGAGCGTCCGCGGCCCCAGGTTCTCACACGCGCCTACCCGGACTTTCGCAAAGTACCTGCGAAGCCCGGTGTGCGGGAGTGGGCACTGGTCTCCTATGACCTCGATGCAAATGGCAAGTCGGTCCATGCCCGCATCATGACGGGCAGCGGCAACCAGGCGCTCGAAAAAGAGTCCGTCAAAGCCGTCGCCAGATCGCGGTTTACCGGGGGAGCGCGGCAGGCCTGTCGTTTTCCCTACTGGCTGAAACCCGCCACGGTCCCGGCGCCGCCGATGCCCGGCCCCGGCGATCAGCCGAAGAACGCGAGCTGTCCCGCGGAAAAGCAGTGGGCCGTTCCGCCTTCACTGCGTTTTCCGCCGGCTTATGGCCGCCGCCGTATCGAAGGCTGGGCGATCGTCGCCTACGATGTGGCCCCATGGGGCGCTATCGGTAATGCCAGGGTGGTGCAGACGCAGCCTTCCGACGCTTTCGGGCGGCAGGCGCTCCAGATGCTGCAGCAGGCGAAGCTGGCAAGTTCGCCGCAAGGCGCGACGGGTTGCGTCGCGCGGGTCAGGTTCGCGATGGAACCGCAGGCCGGCTCCCGGACAGATGCAGATGCCGTGGAGCCGGAAACGGAATTCTGA
- a CDS encoding MFS transporter — MTTTTQLIRARRFLPLFVTQLLGAFNDNLFKNAMVLFVVYGVYNSEAAEARFSALASGIFVIPFFLLSALAGQMADMRDKSRIIRIVKLCEIFIMLVGGAGLALAWKGIALHTAAIPLMLLALFAMGIHSTFFGPIKYAILPQHLREGEVLSGTGLVEAGTYIAVLAGTIVAGWIRVDIAAVTVVVIAAIGYLAGRQVPPAPPLGKLEPIDYHVVRSSINLVRTTMQDRRVYLAICAISFFWAIGTVLFVQFPPLTKNILNASKEVASLFLVIFSVGVAIGSVAINALLKGTVSARWSPLSVIGMGVFLVAFQEVCSIWPPHDGPEALMNVAVFVVQPLAVPLLLTLLGIAVCGGMFVVPLYAFLTTFVDKSQTARTIAANNIVNSGAMVVGAMATGLMSLLGLPVVLQLVVVAISCGASAWLGFLLYRAERAALPA; from the coding sequence ATGACAACGACGACCCAACTCATCCGGGCCAGGAGATTCCTGCCCTTGTTCGTCACCCAGTTGCTCGGCGCGTTCAACGACAACCTGTTCAAGAACGCCATGGTGCTGTTCGTGGTGTACGGCGTCTACAACTCGGAGGCCGCCGAGGCGCGGTTCAGCGCGCTCGCTTCCGGCATCTTCGTGATCCCCTTCTTCCTGCTTTCCGCGCTGGCGGGCCAGATGGCCGACATGCGCGACAAGTCCAGGATCATCCGCATCGTCAAGCTGTGCGAGATCTTCATCATGCTGGTGGGCGGCGCAGGCCTCGCGCTGGCATGGAAGGGCATTGCCCTTCACACCGCCGCCATCCCGCTGATGCTGCTGGCGCTGTTCGCGATGGGCATCCACTCCACCTTCTTCGGGCCGATCAAGTACGCGATCCTGCCGCAGCACCTGCGCGAAGGCGAAGTGCTTTCCGGCACCGGCCTCGTGGAGGCAGGCACTTACATCGCGGTGCTGGCGGGCACGATCGTGGCGGGCTGGATCAGGGTGGACATCGCCGCCGTCACCGTCGTGGTGATCGCCGCCATCGGCTATCTCGCCGGGCGACAGGTTCCCCCGGCACCCCCGCTCGGAAAGCTGGAGCCGATCGACTACCATGTCGTGCGCTCCTCCATCAATCTCGTGCGCACGACGATGCAGGATCGCCGCGTGTACCTGGCGATCTGCGCGATCAGCTTCTTCTGGGCCATCGGCACGGTGCTGTTCGTGCAGTTCCCGCCGCTTACCAAGAACATCCTCAACGCCAGCAAGGAAGTGGCCAGCCTGTTCCTGGTGATCTTCTCGGTCGGCGTGGCGATCGGCTCGGTGGCGATCAATGCGCTGCTCAAGGGCACCGTCTCGGCTCGGTGGTCTCCGCTATCGGTGATCGGCATGGGCGTGTTCCTGGTGGCCTTCCAGGAAGTCTGCTCGATCTGGCCGCCGCACGACGGTCCCGAAGCGCTGATGAACGTCGCGGTCTTCGTGGTCCAGCCGCTGGCGGTGCCACTGCTGCTGACGCTGCTCGGCATTGCGGTGTGCGGCGGCATGTTCGTGGTGCCGCTCTACGCGTTCCTCACCACCTTCGTCGACAAGTCGCAGACGGCCCGCACGATCGCGGCGAACAATATCGTCAATTCGGGTGCGATGGTGGTCGGCGCCATGGCCACGGGGCTGATGTCGCTGCTCGGACTGCCGGTTGTGTTGCAGCTCGTCGTGGTGGCGATCAGCTGCGGCGCCTCGGCCTGGCTCGGTTTCCTGCTCTACCGCGCCGAGCGCGCGGCCCTGCCGGCCTGA
- a CDS encoding MiaB/RimO family radical SAM methylthiotransferase produces the protein MTVEVHSLGCRLNISESETLRGLLRGVSDADGDLVVVNSCAVTAEAVRQTRQTIRRARKERPDARLIVTGCAAEVEREMLAAMPEVDGLVPNTAKLDPRAWNVPAVPAPAERRAYTRGFVQVQNGCDHACTFCVIPQGRGPSRSRSVSEVLHDVAVHLDSGVNEIVLTGVDLTSWASDQGSDLGTDRAGAPRLGALCEAILARFPALPRLRLSSIDGAEVDETLFELLVGEARIMPHVHLSLQHGHDLILKRMKRRHSRADAIGLVSSLRARRPEIAIGADLIAGFPTEDEEAHAANLSILGELQVVHGHVFPYSQRPGTPAARMPQVDPAAIKARAAQLRDRIAEIRASWLAGLIGHPLSVLAERGGKGHAENFAPVRLPAHAQPGALIRVTPARVVEGILES, from the coding sequence TTGACCGTCGAAGTCCATTCGCTCGGCTGCCGCCTCAACATTTCGGAAAGCGAAACGCTGCGCGGGCTCTTGCGCGGCGTGTCCGACGCCGATGGGGATCTCGTGGTCGTCAATTCCTGCGCGGTGACGGCCGAAGCGGTGCGCCAGACCCGCCAGACCATCCGCCGCGCTCGCAAGGAACGGCCGGACGCGCGCCTGATCGTCACCGGCTGCGCCGCCGAAGTAGAGCGCGAGATGCTGGCAGCCATGCCCGAGGTCGATGGCCTGGTTCCGAACACCGCCAAGCTCGACCCACGCGCCTGGAACGTGCCCGCCGTACCTGCCCCCGCCGAACGCCGCGCCTATACGCGCGGTTTCGTGCAAGTGCAGAACGGCTGCGACCATGCCTGCACGTTCTGCGTGATCCCGCAAGGCCGCGGCCCCAGCCGCTCGCGCAGCGTCTCCGAGGTGCTGCACGACGTGGCGGTCCACCTCGACAGCGGCGTGAACGAGATCGTGCTGACCGGCGTGGACCTCACGTCTTGGGCCAGTGATCAGGGAAGTGATCTGGGAACTGATCGCGCCGGCGCCCCCCGCCTCGGCGCGCTCTGCGAAGCGATCCTCGCGCGCTTTCCCGCTCTGCCCCGCCTGCGCCTTTCCTCCATCGATGGCGCCGAAGTGGACGAGACCCTGTTCGAGCTGCTGGTCGGCGAAGCGCGGATCATGCCGCATGTCCACCTCTCGCTCCAGCATGGCCACGACCTGATCCTCAAGCGCATGAAGCGCCGACATTCCCGCGCCGATGCCATCGGCCTCGTCTCCAGCCTGCGCGCGCGCCGCCCCGAGATCGCCATCGGCGCCGACCTTATCGCCGGGTTCCCGACAGAGGACGAGGAGGCCCACGCGGCCAATCTCTCCATCCTGGGCGAACTGCAGGTCGTCCACGGTCACGTCTTTCCCTATTCGCAGCGCCCCGGCACCCCGGCGGCGCGCATGCCGCAAGTCGATCCCGCCGCGATCAAGGCGCGCGCCGCGCAGCTGCGCGACAGGATCGCCGAAATCAGGGCGAGCTGGCTGGCCGGCCTCATCGGCCACCCGCTATCCGTGCTTGCCGAAAGAGGTGGGAAAGGCCATGCGGAAAACTTCGCGCCCGTGCGCTTGCCTGCCCATGCGCAGCCCGGCGCGCTGATCCGCGTTACGCCCGCAAGGGTAGTCGAAGGAATACTGGAATCATGA
- a CDS encoding inner membrane-spanning protein YciB — MNAHTTSAEKPKSSWVNLVVDFGPLLVFFLAYRHFSPAGEGSTIGTVSAVIKGTIAFMVATVIALGISKWRLGHISPMLWLTTVLIVGFGALTVVFHDAFWIQIKPTAVYLMFAGVLFFGLMRGKAMLKYLLQSAFEGLTEEGWLKLSRNWAWFFLLLAALNTALVFSVSFETWLQAKLWGFTVLSFVFTFSQLPMVLKHGMGEAAKEEVIENPPHD, encoded by the coding sequence ATGAACGCCCACACCACCTCCGCGGAAAAGCCTAAGTCGAGCTGGGTCAACCTCGTCGTCGATTTTGGACCGCTGCTGGTCTTCTTCCTCGCCTACCGGCACTTTTCTCCAGCCGGCGAAGGCAGTACCATCGGCACCGTTTCCGCCGTCATCAAGGGCACTATCGCCTTCATGGTCGCCACCGTGATCGCGCTGGGCATCTCGAAATGGCGGCTCGGCCATATCTCGCCGATGCTCTGGCTGACGACGGTGCTGATCGTCGGATTTGGCGCGCTGACCGTGGTGTTCCACGACGCCTTCTGGATCCAGATCAAGCCCACCGCCGTCTACCTGATGTTTGCGGGCGTGCTGTTCTTCGGCCTGATGCGCGGGAAGGCCATGCTGAAGTATCTCCTCCAGTCCGCCTTCGAAGGTCTGACCGAGGAAGGATGGCTGAAGCTTTCACGCAACTGGGCCTGGTTCTTCCTGCTGCTCGCAGCGCTGAACACGGCACTGGTCTTCAGCGTGAGCTTCGAAACCTGGCTTCAGGCAAAGCTCTGGGGATTCACGGTGCTTTCATTCGTTTTCACCTTCTCCCAGCTTCCCATGGTGCTCAAGCACGGGATGGGCGAGGCCGCCAAGGAAGAAGTGATCGAGAATCCGCCGCACGACTGA
- the dapF gene encoding diaminopimelate epimerase, whose translation MRIDFTKMHGLGNDFVVLDGRTGALPVVDAALAAALADRHTGIGCDQLIVLAPSDLGDFRMRIFNGDGSEVEACGNATRAIGLLHGRPATIETLGGMLATTPTDGGISVEMSKPRFDWDAIPLGYPMDTHRMPVAWEELVNPIAVNVGNPHVIFFVEDPYRIDMARLGPLIETDPLFPERINVNVAAVTARDAISLRVWERGAGLTRACGTGACATAIGAMKRGLVDRKVTVTLPGGPLAIEWREDDEIVMTGPATESFRGSFEAADYGIPD comes from the coding sequence ATGCGGATCGATTTCACCAAGATGCATGGGCTCGGCAACGACTTCGTCGTGCTCGATGGACGCACCGGCGCGCTGCCGGTCGTGGATGCGGCGCTGGCCGCCGCGCTCGCCGACCGCCACACCGGCATCGGCTGCGACCAGCTGATCGTGCTGGCGCCTTCGGATCTCGGCGATTTCCGCATGCGCATCTTCAATGGCGACGGTAGCGAAGTGGAAGCCTGCGGCAACGCCACCCGCGCCATCGGCCTGCTCCATGGGCGTCCCGCCACGATCGAGACGCTGGGCGGAATGCTTGCCACCACGCCTACCGATGGCGGCATCAGCGTGGAAATGAGCAAGCCCCGTTTCGACTGGGATGCAATCCCGCTCGGCTATCCGATGGATACGCACCGGATGCCGGTGGCCTGGGAGGAGCTCGTCAATCCGATTGCAGTCAATGTCGGCAATCCGCACGTGATCTTCTTCGTTGAAGATCCATACCGGATCGACATGGCGCGCCTCGGCCCTCTGATCGAGACCGATCCGCTGTTTCCCGAGCGCATCAACGTCAATGTCGCGGCCGTCACCGCGCGCGATGCCATCAGCCTGCGCGTGTGGGAGCGCGGCGCCGGGCTTACCCGCGCCTGCGGCACCGGTGCCTGTGCGACTGCCATCGGCGCGATGAAGCGCGGCCTCGTGGATCGCAAGGTCACCGTCACCCTGCCCGGCGGCCCGCTCGCAATCGAATGGCGGGAAGACGACGAGATCGTCATGACCGGCCCCGCGACCGAATCGTTCCGGGGCTCGTTCGAAGCGGCGGACTACGGGATTCCAGATTGA
- the ftsY gene encoding signal recognition particle-docking protein FtsY, translating to MSTEGQQAERDWSDRLFGGFRKTSERLSENLSGIVGKSKLDDAQLDALEDALIMSDLGPRAAARIRTRLAEERFERDADERAIMEVVAREIAEILRPVAKPLDVVAFPRPQVILVIGVNGSGKTTTIAKLAHLFQEQDYSVMLAAGDTFRAAAIGQLGVWADRLGIPLIKGPEGGDPASIVFDAVKAATDQGIDALIVDTAGRLQNKRELMDELSKIRRVLGRLNPEAPHDVVLVLDATNGQNALSQIEIFKEVAGVSGLIMTKLDGTARGGVLVAAAEQYGLPIHAIGVGEKIDDLRPFNPDLLARVIAGIA from the coding sequence ATGAGTACCGAAGGCCAGCAGGCTGAACGCGACTGGTCCGACCGCCTGTTCGGCGGCTTTCGCAAGACCTCCGAACGCCTGAGCGAGAATCTCTCCGGCATCGTCGGTAAATCGAAGCTCGACGACGCACAGCTCGATGCGCTCGAAGACGCGCTGATCATGTCGGACCTCGGCCCCCGCGCCGCCGCCCGCATACGCACCCGCCTTGCCGAAGAGCGCTTCGAGCGTGACGCCGATGAGCGCGCGATCATGGAAGTGGTCGCCCGCGAGATCGCCGAGATTCTACGTCCGGTCGCCAAGCCGCTCGATGTCGTCGCCTTCCCGCGTCCGCAAGTGATCCTCGTGATCGGCGTAAACGGCTCGGGCAAGACCACCACGATCGCCAAGCTGGCGCACTTGTTCCAGGAGCAGGATTATTCGGTCATGCTGGCGGCGGGCGACACTTTCCGCGCCGCTGCAATCGGCCAGCTCGGTGTCTGGGCCGACCGCCTCGGCATTCCGCTGATCAAGGGGCCCGAGGGCGGCGACCCTGCGTCGATCGTGTTCGATGCGGTCAAGGCCGCGACCGACCAGGGTATCGACGCTTTGATCGTCGATACCGCCGGCCGCCTCCAGAACAAGCGCGAGCTGATGGACGAACTGTCCAAGATCCGCCGCGTGCTCGGCCGCCTCAATCCCGAGGCACCGCATGACGTGGTGCTCGTGCTCGACGCCACCAACGGCCAGAACGCGCTCTCGCAGATCGAGATTTTCAAGGAAGTGGCGGGCGTCTCCGGCCTCATCATGACCAAGCTGGACGGCACCGCACGCGGCGGCGTCCTCGTCGCGGCGGCGGAGCAATACGGCCTGCCCATCCACGCCATCGGCGTCGGCGAGAAGATCGACGACTTGCGCCCCTTCAACCCGGACCTGCTGGCACGGGTCATCGCCGGAATCGCCTGA
- a CDS encoding CsbD family protein produces MGKLKDTVKGLGNEVAGNAKQVIGKARNDPAQQAEGKAQETKGEVQQGIGKVKGALGDRI; encoded by the coding sequence ATGGGTAAGCTCAAGGACACCGTGAAGGGCCTCGGCAACGAAGTCGCCGGCAATGCCAAGCAGGTGATCGGCAAGGCCCGCAACGATCCGGCCCAGCAGGCCGAAGGCAAGGCGCAGGAAACCAAGGGCGAAGTCCAGCAGGGCATCGGCAAGGTCAAGGGCGCACTGGGCGACCGCATCTGA
- a CDS encoding EVE domain-containing protein, with translation MAKRYWLMKSEPDAYSWDDLVAEGEGTWDGVRNHRAANNLRAMQVGDEVFFYHSNIGKEIVGIATISQSGLSDPTDPEGKWAAVKLKPVRKVARPVTLQQVKADPRLAEMELVKFSRLSVAVVTPEEWDYILTLAGG, from the coding sequence ATGGCAAAGCGCTACTGGCTGATGAAGTCGGAACCGGACGCCTACAGCTGGGACGACCTTGTCGCGGAAGGTGAGGGCACCTGGGACGGCGTGCGCAACCACCGTGCGGCCAACAACCTGCGCGCGATGCAGGTGGGGGACGAGGTGTTCTTCTACCATTCCAACATCGGCAAGGAGATCGTCGGCATCGCCACGATCAGCCAGTCCGGCCTCAGCGATCCTACCGATCCCGAAGGCAAGTGGGCGGCGGTCAAGCTCAAGCCCGTGCGCAAGGTGGCTCGTCCGGTCACTCTCCAGCAGGTCAAGGCCGACCCCAGGCTGGCCGAGATGGAGCTGGTCAAGTTCTCGCGCCTCTCGGTCGCGGTGGTGACGCCTGAGGAATGGGACTACATCCTCACTCTTGCGGGAGGCTGA
- the chrA gene encoding chromate efflux transporter: MTNSVKSHSANRPEFSELLRVFARIGFLSFGGPAGQIALMHRELVDGREWVSEEQFLHALNFCHLLPGPEAQQLATWIGWKLHGMRGGLAAGLLFVLPGAFVILGLSVLYAYAAHLGWFAALFLGIKSAVLAVVAQALLRIAGRALNTGVKKGLALAAFIALFFFDLPFPLVVLGAGALGMGIAAVRPDLLAIRENGEVAPAAPRPWKQSIGAVCLWSVIWALPMAAVLVTLGTGHVLWQIGAFFSQLAVVTFGGAYAVLAYMAQQTVQGYGWLSAGEMADGLGLAETTPGPLIMVTQYVGFLAAFRAPAPFTPLVAGMIGAALTTWVTFAPCFLWIFAFAPWIERLENARRIRGGLAALTAAVVGVIANLSLWFLIHVLFSRVGDARIGPLRLYLPDWGSFDWRAGLLAALSAILIFRLKLNVIKVLAIAALGGLLLARLG; the protein is encoded by the coding sequence ATGACGAACTCCGTGAAATCCCATTCCGCGAACAGGCCGGAGTTTTCCGAGCTTCTCCGGGTCTTCGCGCGCATCGGTTTCCTCAGTTTCGGGGGACCGGCCGGGCAGATCGCGCTCATGCACCGCGAACTGGTGGACGGGCGGGAATGGGTGAGCGAGGAGCAGTTCCTTCACGCTCTCAACTTCTGCCATCTCCTGCCCGGGCCGGAGGCGCAGCAACTGGCGACATGGATCGGGTGGAAGCTGCACGGCATGCGTGGCGGGCTGGCGGCGGGACTGTTGTTCGTGCTGCCCGGCGCTTTCGTGATCCTCGGGCTTTCGGTGCTCTACGCCTATGCCGCCCATCTCGGCTGGTTTGCGGCGCTGTTCCTGGGCATCAAGTCGGCGGTGCTGGCGGTGGTGGCGCAGGCCTTGCTGCGCATCGCCGGACGGGCGCTGAACACCGGGGTCAAGAAAGGGCTGGCGCTGGCGGCGTTCATCGCGCTGTTCTTCTTCGATCTTCCCTTTCCGCTGGTGGTGCTGGGGGCAGGCGCGCTGGGCATGGGCATAGCGGCCGTGCGGCCGGACCTGCTGGCGATCAGGGAGAACGGCGAGGTCGCGCCCGCCGCGCCGCGTCCGTGGAAGCAGAGCATCGGCGCCGTCTGCCTGTGGAGCGTGATCTGGGCCCTGCCGATGGCCGCCGTGCTGGTCACGCTGGGCACGGGCCATGTGCTCTGGCAGATCGGCGCGTTCTTCTCGCAACTGGCCGTGGTGACGTTCGGCGGGGCCTATGCGGTGCTGGCCTACATGGCCCAGCAGACCGTGCAGGGTTACGGCTGGCTTTCGGCGGGGGAGATGGCGGACGGGCTGGGGCTGGCGGAAACCACCCCGGGGCCGCTGATCATGGTGACGCAGTACGTCGGCTTTCTGGCCGCCTTCCGGGCACCGGCGCCGTTCACGCCGCTGGTCGCGGGCATGATCGGCGCCGCTCTGACGACATGGGTGACCTTCGCGCCCTGCTTCCTGTGGATCTTCGCCTTCGCGCCGTGGATAGAGCGGCTTGAGAACGCGCGGCGCATCAGGGGCGGACTGGCGGCGCTGACCGCGGCGGTGGTCGGCGTGATCGCCAACCTCTCGCTCTGGTTCCTGATCCATGTCCTTTTCAGCCGGGTGGGCGATGCGCGGATCGGGCCTCTGCGCCTTTACCTGCCGGACTGGGGAAGCTTCGACTGGCGTGCCGGACTGCTGGCGGCGCTCTCGGCAATCCTGATCTTCCGGCTGAAGCTGAATGTCATCAAGGTGCTGGCGATCGCGGCTCTTGGCGGGCTGCTGCTGGCCCGGCTGGGATGA
- a CDS encoding isopenicillin N synthase family dioxygenase has translation MNLAQIPVLSLEGDRAEFSQHIGESFRTFGFAMVRDHGIDQALIARAWALTEQFFALPDDVKRRYFITGQGGARGYTPFRTEVAKGATEKDLKEFWHVGRDLPAGSPLAASMPPNIWPAEIEGFEETFTELFAQFDKAGAEILAAIAVYLGLDARWFDPAIEDGNSVLRLLHYPPVGSGAGGAIRAGAHEDINLITLLLGAQEAGLELLGKNGEWLSVAPPEGAVVINIGDMLQRLTNHFLPSTTHRVRNPEGDRAAHSRYSMPFFLHLRSDFPFRTLEQCVSEENPDRYPVSITADDYLQERLREIGLKM, from the coding sequence ATGAACCTTGCCCAGATTCCCGTTCTCAGCCTCGAAGGCGACCGCGCCGAATTCTCGCAGCACATCGGCGAGAGCTTTCGCACCTTCGGCTTCGCGATGGTCCGCGACCACGGCATAGACCAGGCCCTGATCGCCCGCGCCTGGGCGCTTACCGAGCAGTTCTTCGCACTCCCCGACGACGTCAAGCGCCGGTACTTCATCACCGGACAGGGCGGCGCGCGCGGGTATACGCCGTTCCGCACCGAAGTGGCCAAGGGCGCGACCGAAAAGGACCTCAAGGAGTTCTGGCATGTCGGCCGCGACCTGCCCGCCGGCTCGCCGCTCGCCGCCTCGATGCCGCCCAACATCTGGCCCGCCGAGATCGAAGGCTTCGAGGAAACCTTCACGGAACTCTTCGCCCAGTTCGACAAGGCCGGCGCCGAGATTCTTGCCGCCATCGCGGTCTATCTCGGCCTCGATGCGCGCTGGTTCGATCCGGCCATCGAAGACGGAAACTCGGTCCTGCGCCTGCTGCACTATCCGCCCGTGGGATCAGGTGCGGGCGGTGCCATTCGCGCCGGCGCGCATGAGGACATCAACCTCATCACCCTGCTGCTCGGCGCGCAGGAAGCCGGTCTCGAACTGCTTGGCAAGAACGGCGAGTGGCTTTCGGTCGCGCCGCCCGAAGGCGCGGTGGTCATCAATATCGGTGACATGCTCCAGCGCCTGACCAACCACTTCCTGCCCTCGACCACGCACCGCGTCCGCAATCCCGAGGGCGACCGCGCCGCGCACAGCCGCTACTCGATGCCGTTCTTCCTCCACCTGCGCAGCGACTTCCCGTTCAGGACGCTGGAACAATGCGTGAGCGAGGAAAACCCGGACCGTTATCCCGTCAGCATCACCGCAGACGACTATCTGCAGGAACGCCTGCGCGAGATCGGCCTCAAGATGTAA
- a CDS encoding putative bifunctional diguanylate cyclase/phosphodiesterase, with the protein MSTIGAAPDGGDGEIADRQVDIVALGIVTAAILLFVATGSAIGPSVVKSLLGQGPGPDRFLLNAFLLNVAIIIFGWSRYRQLCEEIRQRKRAEQRARHLAETDPLTGFLNRRSFHRAVDEMIRKAELQGRAVVLAMIDLDNFKQVNDYNGHNTGDRLLQECARRISGCLPHQALISRIGGDEFSVAIPFDLTRVDRIDRIAASLVEAIGQSASVNAINIEVTASIGLARSDFPPAHGDRPDARALLEMADVAMYHAKRQGRNSYYWFEAPMAAEMRFRNELEFGIRQGIPRGEFVPFYEQQIDLHTGELTGFEMLARWNSPQFGIVAPDIFIPIAEEIGAIADLSECVIAQALDDAKGWDSRLTLSVNISPLQLRDPWFAQKLLKLLLEASFPPHRLEIEITESCLHQNLAQVRTLITSLKNQGIKVSLDDFGTGYSSLALLRSLPFDRIKIDRSFVSSLTDNKDSAAIVHAIAMLGKGLDMPVTAEGIETSEVLSHLQQYDQIKGQGYLYGRPRPAAQLAEWLEGMELVADSEAISDLEALRSQIEAKREAELSSAAESTDDPQARQA; encoded by the coding sequence GTGAGCACAATCGGGGCCGCGCCAGACGGCGGCGACGGCGAGATTGCCGACCGTCAGGTCGACATCGTCGCGCTGGGCATCGTCACCGCGGCCATCCTGCTGTTCGTGGCGACGGGCAGCGCCATCGGCCCTTCGGTCGTGAAATCGCTGCTTGGCCAGGGTCCGGGGCCAGACCGATTCCTGCTCAACGCCTTCCTGCTCAACGTGGCGATCATCATCTTCGGGTGGAGCCGCTACCGCCAGCTTTGCGAGGAAATCCGCCAGCGCAAACGCGCAGAACAGCGCGCGCGCCACTTGGCCGAAACCGACCCGCTCACCGGCTTCCTCAACCGCCGCAGCTTCCACCGCGCGGTGGACGAGATGATCCGCAAGGCGGAGTTGCAGGGGCGCGCCGTCGTTCTGGCCATGATCGACCTCGACAACTTCAAGCAGGTCAATGACTACAACGGCCACAACACCGGCGACCGGCTTCTGCAGGAGTGCGCGCGGCGGATTTCCGGTTGCCTCCCTCACCAGGCGCTGATCAGCCGCATCGGCGGTGACGAGTTTTCCGTCGCCATCCCCTTCGACCTTACCCGCGTGGACCGGATCGACCGCATCGCCGCGTCGCTCGTGGAGGCGATCGGGCAAAGCGCCTCGGTCAATGCGATCAATATCGAAGTGACCGCTTCGATAGGGCTCGCCCGATCCGACTTTCCTCCCGCGCACGGCGATCGCCCCGATGCCCGCGCGCTGCTCGAAATGGCCGATGTCGCCATGTACCATGCCAAGCGGCAGGGCCGGAACAGCTACTACTGGTTCGAGGCCCCGATGGCCGCCGAGATGCGCTTCCGCAATGAACTGGAATTCGGGATTCGCCAGGGAATTCCGCGCGGCGAGTTCGTGCCGTTCTACGAACAGCAGATCGACCTGCACACCGGCGAACTGACCGGGTTCGAAATGCTGGCGCGCTGGAATTCTCCGCAGTTCGGCATCGTCGCGCCCGATATCTTCATCCCCATCGCGGAAGAGATCGGCGCGATCGCCGACCTCTCGGAATGCGTGATCGCGCAGGCTCTCGACGATGCCAAAGGCTGGGATTCGCGCCTTACCCTTTCGGTCAATATCTCCCCGCTGCAATTGCGCGATCCATGGTTCGCCCAGAAGCTGCTCAAACTCCTGCTGGAAGCGAGCTTTCCGCCGCACCGACTTGAGATCGAGATCACCGAATCCTGCCTGCACCAGAACCTGGCGCAGGTCCGCACGCTGATCACCAGCCTGAAGAATCAGGGCATCAAGGTCAGCCTCGACGACTTCGGGACCGGCTACAGCTCGCTGGCGCTGCTGCGCAGCCTGCCGTTTGATCGCATCAAGATCGATCGCAGCTTCGTTTCCAGCCTGACCGACAACAAGGACAGCGCCGCGATCGTCCACGCCATCGCCATGCTGGGCAAGGGACTGGACATGCCCGTAACCGCGGAAGGGATCGAGACCAGCGAAGTGCTCTCGCACCTCCAGCAATACGACCAGATCAAGGGCCAGGGCTATCTCTATGGCCGTCCTCGTCCTGCCGCACAGCTCGCCGAATGGCTCGAAGGGATGGAACTCGTGGCCGACTCGGAAGCGATCAGCGATCTCGAAGCGCTGCGCAGCCAAATCGAGGCGAAGCGCGAAGCGGAACTCTCCAGCGCCGCCGAAAGCACTGACGACCCGCAAGCCCGGCAGGCCTGA